A single genomic interval of Osmerus eperlanus chromosome 14, fOsmEpe2.1, whole genome shotgun sequence harbors:
- the pou4f2 gene encoding POU domain, class 4, transcription factor 2 codes for MMMMSLNSKQAFAMAHSSLPEHKYSLHSSSSSTMTSNAPSSCSSSRHSNTIISSSGSNSEAMRRACLPTPPSNIFGGLDESLLARAEALAAVDIASQNKSHHHPPHHSPFKPDATYHTMNTHPCTSSSSSASSVPISHPSALSGHHHHHHHHHHHQPHQGLEGDLLDHITPGLALGAMAGPDGSVGTPAHPAHMAGMNHMHQAAINMAHAHGLQSHMGCMSDVDADPRDLEAFAERFKQRRIKLGVTQADVGSALANLKIPGVGSLSQSTICRFESLTLSHNNMIALKPILQAWLEEAEKSHREKLNKPELFNGAEKKRKRTSIAAPEKRSLEAYFAIQPRPSSEKIAAIAEKLDLKKNVVRVWFCNQRQKQKRMKYSACV; via the exons ATGATGATGATGTCTCTCAACAGCAAGCAGGCATTCGCCATGGCCCACTCCAGCTTGCCCGAACACAAATATTCTTTgcattcctcctcatcctccaccatGACTTCGAATGCGCCCTCGTCCTGCTCGTCCTCCAGACACAGTAACACCATCATCAGCAGCAGCGGCTCCAACTCGGAGGCGATGCGCCGAGCATGTCTCCCAACCCCACCG AGCAATATATTCGGAGGCTTGGATGAGAGTTTGTTGGCCCGTGCTGAAGCTCTGGCGGCGGTGGATATAGCCTCGCAGAACAAgagccaccaccaccctccacatcACAGTCCCTTCAAGCCGGACGCGACCTACCACACCATGAACACtcacccctgcacctcctcttcGTCCTCCGCGTCTTCGGTGCCTATTTCTCACCCATCCGCCCTGTctggccaccaccaccaccaccaccatcaccaccaccaccagccacACCAGGGGCTAGAGGGGGACCTACTGGACCACATCACCCCAGGACTGGCACTCGGGGCCATGGCAGGACCGGATGGTTCGGTCGGTACACCTGCGCATCCTGCACACATGGCGGGCATGAACCACATGCACCAGGCAGCCATCAACATGGCTCATGCCCATGGGCTACAATCACACATGGGCTGCATGAGCGACGTGGACGCCGATCCAAGGGACTTGGAAGCCTTCGCGGAGAGGTTTAAGCAGAGACGGATCAAACTTGGTGTAACCCAGGCGGATGTAGGGTCAGCCTTGGCGAACCTGAAGATTCCCGGCGTGGGTTCTCTTAGCCAAAGCACCATCTGCCGATTCgagtccctcactctctctcacaacaaCATGATAGCTTTGAAGCCCATTCTACAAGCGTGGCTGGAAGAAGCCGAGAAATCACACAGGGAGAAACTGAACAAACCAGAGCTCTTCAATGgcgcagagaaaaagagaaagcgtACGTCGATAGCTGCACCGGAAAAGAGATCCCTGGAAGCCTACTTCGCCATTCAGCCGCGTCCCTCCTCAGAGAAAATTGCTGCTATAGCAGAAAAACTGGACCTCAAAAAGAACGTGGTGCGGGTCTGGTTTTGCAACCAACGACAGAAACAAAAACGAATGAAATACTCTGCATGCGTCTAG